Part of the Accipiter gentilis unplaced genomic scaffold, bAccGen1.1, whole genome shotgun sequence genome is shown below.
gcctgggggagctgcctgggggctctgtggccctggagccacacacctcctcaggacatcctccacaaggctcccagctaccgccctcttcaatgACTCAGGCTGCacaggctcctccgggagaagctttaaacgcactggtctgtgccgtgctcctgcctgggtagggcgcttgggacccgctggaggcatgggctctcttggaaactgggggcccgtggggggaagggtgtctgcggtgctccctggccggagtatacgcagagtttccagtgcaggcactgaagaccttgctgtggctccggaGGTGGAATCCCTGGACTCCTGAAGGCCTTCTGCTGTCTGGCGAGCACCTTGCGCAGCACCTCggcggagaggtgggaggagagtacGTGAGCTCTCCTCTTTGAGTTGTCCCGCTTCCTCCGAAGGCGTGACTATTGCAGGGAGGCTGAGAGGTGGCAAGACTTCCCTTGGTTGAAGCTTCTCCGATTTTTGCTtggacttcctttcttcctctaacttcttcCTCACCGTTTCCAGAATTTCAAGGACAATGGTTTTGGCATACCCGATCaattcagcatccagctgctgaacTCTGGAGATGGCGTTTTGGATGCTCTCCTTGGCAATCTCACAACTCACTCGTGAGACAtcagcagccttttgcagtggttgcaacacaggcacctttgctctcttgcttgcttctgggaTCTGCCGTTCCGATGCTCTGGCTGGTCCTTGTCCTTCTGTCACTCCTTGAATCTTCAGGATCTCAGAAAACTGACAGCGGAAGTCCTGTTCAAACTGAGAAGCTACAaaggatgacaaggtggagctaaCACTTTCAACAGCCTCTTTCGTCCTTTTGTCGATAGAAGACTGTGAAGATGCTCTGTCGGAAGATGCTAGTtctgcctccctccatctctcttctccagattTGCCTGCTCGGCTGGTTCTTCCCGCAACAAGCTctgacagcttctgcctgcctgctggcccaggCTCGGCTGCCTCAGACGTGCTGGGCACCAAGTGCTCCCCAAAGCTCTCCAACACGTTCGCCACAATCTCTTGAGCCACCAGTCTGATCTTGTCCCGGCGATCCGCAGAAGTGTCCAAAGGCTTTGGccttctggcactggcaaacAGCCTTCCACGGACCTCATGGGGAGCCTTCCTTAAGACGCGGACGGACTGATCCAGCGCCTTcacccgctccagcacctcctggaccACGGTCTCAGCCACCTCTTTAAGCTCCTGGTCTTCTGCCAGCGTAGCCCGCAGCACCGTAGGCTGTATGCTGTTAGGCACTTCTTCTCCGGCACACGCTGCAGACTAAAAGGAGGAGCAGTTAATGAGTGAATGGGTTCCTtcacctccctttgctttcctcttcctcctcacaggacccCTGCCCAGACGAGTCCCTAGCAGTCAAGCTGGAAAAACTCTGGTTTCTCTGTAGGCCACCTGGCACACCGAGGTTTCTGGTCTCCTGCGGCCAGGAGCCAAGTGTTAGGGGCACCTCTCAGAATCAAGCAGGTGCCATTTTGCTTAGAGCAAAGGGCACTGTAGCCCCCCTGGACCTCAGAACCAAtagcagagggaaagctgtcgAAGGTACTGGACCAGGCTCTTCTGCCAcgggtcccagctgccctctaTCAGGGTGCCCTGTTTGCCCCTTTTCAGGGCCGAATGCCAGGAACGGctgttctgagagcagaaaagaaaacgatccttcttcttgaggcacatggctgttgtctgccagcccaaggaaatgtccttgggacaggaggcagcctgaaggTCCACCGCGGGCTGCCAGCCTCgtgcaaagtggggaagaaattgcgagtcaagcacagagccaggcagcagccggaaattgtcatttgctcttttgcagcttgACAGCCTGACTGCCACGGCAGAAGGAGTTTAACCCTTCACCCCAGCATGGATAGCACCCCACACtatccagaaatgcttcccaagtggCTGTTGCAAGGGATGGAGCCGGGCAATGTTTAACGGGACCCCCGCTAACGAGGACTGGGCAACAGCAGGCTCTCCGCTAAGCTCATCAAagacctcctggaagagaaaaccaacccaCGAATGGCCAAGCACCGGCACTGTCAGGTTCAGGGACACTGCATCTTTGGATGCAGAAGTCTTTGGACGAAACCAAGACTTTTTCAACCAGGCGCGAAACCAGCACCATGGACCGTGCGGCCACTAGTGCAGCAGGTTTGTGCTAAATGTGTGAGACCCTGCTCAGAAGTGGCCACTGAGAGCGCCCAGGCacacttctgtgtcagaaagggcTAGTGCCTCGTGTCTGAGACACAGGAAGGCAAGCAACCGCTTCTTAGTCTCCGACAGCCACCCTCAAACAAGGACACGTCGCACACTGGCCAGGCACCACCTCCTCAGTGACCAAGCACCCTTCGCAAGtcctgagcagctctgtgtgtgtggcagcgTCCTCTCCCGAGTACCAGGTACCAacgtgctgctgcacagcagaggcagcccccagcatccaccCGGCTCCTACTCACCGGCCTTCCTTTGAGAGCGGACTTGTCGGAGCTGCTCTGcatgcctggctgcctcctctttcccagctgctgctgctgctggcacttggcctgctggaggaggcgttgctctttttcaagagcctccagtctttccatcggcttcttggtcacagtcagatgcctgtcaaaagaaaggaaggcagctgagaaggagcaccTCTGACCGTCTTGCCCAGGCCATTTTCTGCTCGGCcactcccatcaccctgctcctggttactttgctccagtagtcctcctgcctgtgcaaggCTCCAAACACAGACTGCGCCAACGTGACTGCAGCCCGCACCAGCTCCTTCCACCACTGGCCTTTGTTTACTCCAACAGGAGGCTCCAGCACTTCTCTCAGGGACCAGAGGCCCCCTTGAAGAGCAAGCGTTACTTGgccttttcttacctctgcctcctcttcctctctccacctggcaaaCTCTGTCTTTGCTCCTGCGGCAGCCACTCTTGCGGGTGAGAAACGTCAGTCCCTCCCGGCAGTTTGGAGGCATCCTCTGATTGGGCCAGGtcttgctgaagctttttctgaaaggtgacattgggttgtggcttgctgtTGCCTGGACAAGCGCTCACGCCCCTGCACGCTGAGGCACCCCGCGGACCCAGGACAGCGATCCGCTTCAGCCACGCGACgagggcagaaaagaaatgcttccctcgGGACTCCGCGTGCTTGCACGTGGCTGTCCCGCCCATgcccacccctgcaccctgcgCTAGCTCAGCTCGCAGCCCGGTACTCCTTTCCCTGCCACAAGACccggcccagcagcacagccctcacctcttctgcactgaccgcctcccctccccaacaTGCTGCAAGTAAAGCCCCAGCCCTCGGCACCGTGCCGCTGACCGGTGCCCACGAACACTCCGCTTTGCCTACCTCCTCTCGcatgaatgttttctctgcctccagcttgagCGTGGTCAGATATTGCCTGTACTCATTGAACTCCTTCAGAGTGCAAACCACCTATGGAGAGACGAGGGGAGAAATCCCCCGAGAACTCTCAAGCCAGCTCCGtaggctgccttccccaaaacagcccaaacccagcggcgggaggggagatgctcctctgcacaccctcccctcccctcccctcccctccgctcccctacCCAGTGGCGGggcccctgactcccccccagccagggccgAGCGGTGCTCCTCGCCTCAGCACCGGGCCTCGCACCGGCTGCCTCCTTGACGCTCAGGCAGCGCGGGGCAgccggagaagagcagcagtgggaattgccAGAGGGACGCTGGCGCtacttctgctcccagggaaagcagccccacagccctgtgccctccGCCAGCAACAGGCGGCTGCAGCAAGCGCTCTGGGAACCCCGCTTGATGAGGACTGTTTTTATCAGCCCGATACCCAAACCTACTCTGCCGTCACTGGTGACGTAACCCTCTCTCTTCAGCCTCTGCAGGTTGTCCTTGCGTTTATGGTAGGCCCGCAGATGCGGGTCATGCAGGCTGTTGTAGTCGGTGCTCAGCAGGCGGCAGTATGGATCTCCCAGATTGAAATAGCCAGAGGGCTGGTGAAGCTGTGAGAGAGATTTTGCACActatgaaggaggaaggagagagcagcaaaggggtgccaggcggtacttgtgaaaaagtaaaggtcctttgaggaccaacactctcctccatccttctgaagccacagaggacaccacagccgggctgcggggtcaggctgggctgagctaggctgggctgggctgggggagagaagacaaagcccaccagcaaagtaggcatcttaggccagcagaaagaactgcagaccttgccagtcctcctctttgtctctgcaccagggagccaggagcttccctctactccccagcgctgccagatTGAAGGGCTGTGGCGCCCACTGTAGAACAGGCAGCCACAAGGACTTCTCTGAATGACGGGGACCCCGtaaaagaggagagctcttctacccctttctacttcctttaccttttcccccagctttgtcctgcagaagacaggcttgGAGCCCGCGTGCACAGGGATCTTGACCCCAAGGGGGAggtccagcagcccaggaccTCCTTCTGCCAGTGGCTGTCTCCTGTTCCCGAGCTAGAAAGAGGGAGACACTCATGGGCACTCAGGCACTATCTCCATATAAGCCTCCTGCACGGCAGCTGCAAGAAAGGCTCTCGGAAGACTCCAACCAAGGGGAGCGCCCAGAGCGGCCCAGGCaagagctgctctctccttcctcgccCCCGTCCCCGCAACTCCTGACCCTCCCTCAACCCACGTCTGCGTCCTTTCGCAGCAAGCCCTGCCACCTGCTTAGCCgtaagccaggctgggcagagaggcaggactccctgcaaactctccccagcccgaccaccttgggatccctcccagctccccagccatgTCCCAGGCTCCCGGCCTGAGCACTCTCCATCGGCACACTGctcacctttccccccttccccactacgCTCAGCAGTGCGTCCACGTTTCGGATGCCAGCAGTGAGACAGTGCTCCATGGCTCCTTCCaagagctctcctggagctgcgaCCCTGTGCTGGCACCTCTCgctccagaggcacccagctgtggccaccacagcCGGTCTTCCAGCAAGCGCTTATATAGAGCAGTTGCACATTGTTGCATCACTGCATTGCTGCATCATCACGTTGCTGCACCACCGCATTGTTGCATCATCGTCTTGCCACGCCActgcccagccgccccagggcccACCTGCAGGCCCGTCTGGACACGCATGAGGGCCACCCGCTctcgctgaccctgctttgagcagggggcctccactcggtgctgacctgctgccccttcttcctccttctacctctttttcccagctttggccttcagatggcagggctggagctgggccgcccgcgggcggctgctgctgcactggatttgGTAGACCATTTTTAGACCATTTCCCTCTCACGGGCAAAGcagcctcaacttggggaattgCACCGAATTACATTTTTGGCCCACTGCCCTCAACATCTCCTTCCCGATTTGCGtcttgagaaacacagaggacaaacgaaggatgcacaaagcccctctcctccccttgcttcagcccacacacctctctgtcccctcctcagtctcCCCTGCCCTCGTTTCTGCTGCGCGTCACCCTCTGcgacaccctcccagtgcctcccgggAGGTGATGGGCGGCGCAGGACGttctgcagcggtgcagggagcacctcagtgccgcctgctgcttctgacccatcagcttcctcccacaccagtgacctcaccataccccagcaatgtcacctgccaccgcaccaccctcttgcttgcctctgtcctctgcctctggttctcacagtccctgccctcctcctgcttccccaaggggctgaggagctcagagctggggcaaagtgggcacagcgctgctacagaaacctgctgctggtgatTCGCGGGTTGAGGCCCCCAtggaaaggaggcactgtcaCCTCTGTCATGAAGAAAATACCCTCCTGATCACCGCAACACGCTCACTCACAGCCCACGCTGCACTTAGTGGAGAGGGACCAGAACGATCCATGCATTGCCTCTGACACTCAAACGGTTTTAACACGGACCTGACTCGTGTTTTCCTGACCCTcttgcagaaggggagaaggagccgccagCAACCGCAGCCTCTGCATCTCCAGACCTCGCTGGAGAACGCACTcggcacttgctttctgcagagacaccgcTTCCTCAGCAGCGGGGGGACGAGTGTGAGCCTggcaatatataaaacagtaaaagcaggggcaagccagtgttactggtcagcgggtcctgctgccccaggctctaggcaacagagcagccagagcactcgGGTGTATCGGACTGTaaaagtggaaaggaagaaacctcgggcaatctgaagttctagtcaaaatgacacctcctctctgaatccacaaagaccctgtccatggcttttttgtcctggccaggcagcataaaaaaagaaaaataattaattaaaagaagccaagaatattaggcagaacagcttatcttccaggattttctaacttgtaacctgcagacccacgcagatgccactgcaaatgcagacaccattgcaactaccagctcagatgcaggtaccgttacagattaagataccatggcagaggcaaaggccactgcacatgcagataccactgcagaggcaggtaccactgcagatgaagatacTGTTGCAGCTAGCGTTGCACACATACCGTTACGCCAAACTTTTTCTATTCCAAGATTTTGTAACTTGCATCCAAGCTCTGTGCCCCCCAGAaccatcatctccatcttctccaccatctcctcctgccctcagccacagaaggaagtctgtctcgatagcttcagtaatttgaccagaagaaagcacgaaaacgtgttcctgtactaaggacgaagggcaggaacttgggagtcatttgccttttgttacaaTCATTAGGGATGCCCGTCCTTGCTATAAGAGAGATTCCCTTTGCAAGAACCAGATGGCGTCTCTCAGGAGAGGTTAGCTTCTAGTTCtaactcttgactattttctgaccttcctcaccttttggaGCTGGGCCAGAGCCCTCTCAACATCAGACATCGCTTTTTGGAGTTAAGCAACAGTAACCCTGAGTTTCTCATGTCtactcatttctgccttgctctcctaatcctcgagaaggatgcagaaagactCTCAGAACTGTGACCTCTTTGTCTGGCCAGCCCAAATACATTGATTACAATACAGATTCCTCCTACATGGTCTATTTGTGCTAATCAGACACTTAATtcacaggaatatgaaagcagctcttctcaggaaaaaaaaaacaacaaccataaccaaacccaaaacccactacagatgaccagaagcgttagctttcaaactggcattgtttgaaaacagaaacactctgcccagccacaaacgcaaaggaataaataaattcggTGTGCTTTTAGTACATAACATCAAGAAACAAGATGTTCAGTTGTGTGTCACAGTTATTGGGCCCGTTACATTGCCACGTTCacatgcaaacagaggaagaaaaacccttatAAACCTCTCTAAAGTGGGTCAGAGGAACAGCCACTCCCACAAAGATTGCTCCAGACGGAGTCAACAAGAtcaaccatgaaatgctgagcaaacgccccagctgcagttttcttggaggggtcctcctgtttctgcagcgTTTGCATCGGCTGGCGCTCGCAAGGTGCCTTTCGAGACAATGCTGCATgtcaaaattcagcctcttgttgGTACGTCTTTGACCTGGATTTGGAAGAGTGACCACAATGTACAACGCATCAATCCACACAAAATCAAGGACACCAGTATTTgcattctccagcccctccagtccctgtgtaagaaaaacaaacaacctccccaccatgttcctgtgaagaagcgatgggccaaactaatcctctcctgctgccctagcatgcactagtctaattagacattgttttattgggcttgcagagaaagagagccttGGGACAAGCCGAAGGCTGTCcaggattttctgcacttttcagcgTTTACATTTTATATCCAGTTTGGTgtaagtaaagactgaaaaaagaaatggagaaggctgatgaatggtgagtaagtattactgtaaaggtggataattattattagaatggtgacagttttgtattagaaataaaattatattatgataAATAAACACCTTTATGAAGAGGAAGTCTTGCCTTTCCTGTTGACTGCTAATTGGGTATAGCTCTTATCGTTGCCTGACTACTTGGAAACCATGAATGCATGCGCACCACAAGTCATGTCTCGTTATTTTGGGAACGTGTTATTTCCCACTGAGTACCAAGACGACAGCTCTTAATTGTACGTCCCGAGAGCAGCCTCCACTGACTGTCCCCTGCTGCGCACCAACACcaacagcactgtgctctcccctgcccatctccacGCTCCGGTGGAGCTCTTCACACACCCCTGCCCGGGCCATGCTGCCTCaaaattcctgctgtgctgctcaaggCCGTGAACACTGTCACGCTACAGCTGTACCCAGATCACTGTTCCTCATTCTGAGCGAGTCTGCCTGTTCCTGTGTATTCCCACCTGTCTACAGCAGCTGTTGCCTTCTGTCTAGTAAGCGTTTTGGAAaagtacccttttttttcctgaataccctCTTTGACCTCACTACAGGACAGGTCCCCAGTCCATCACCACGGCTGGTAAAGGCTGTAGCGATACAGAATTGCGCAGGGATGACAAATACCCAGCTGTCCAGCTCACTTCAGTTGTTTAAGACAAGGCTTTTGGCTAGAACACAGTCAAGAAAATGTAAAACCTAACACTCCCATCTGGATCGgcagctctttcttcatcagttccttgcatttctctcattccttgggagtacacagcaagactttcctcatcaaaagaagcaacaaagatcagtcacaaacatgcacaagacCGGACATCCACATACTTGCTGCCTACCCAGTAACAGTAGCAAGGCCCTGCCTatacacaaagattaaattaacGTACAGTTTTCCTACGCAGGAAGCAACTAAGGATCAACCAAATACAACCATCTGTTGTTACCTATTTGCACAACAGGCACACgctgcttcagcttctatctTTCAGGCTGTTACCCACGAGAAAACGGAAGCACGTTTTATTGCAAGAGGAAACCTTCAATTGGAAAGCCAGGTCATGGCCTGGTTTGCCTCTCGGTGCACCTATCTAGTGAACAGCCGAGGAAACGTTACACgagcaatgagcaaagcaaacccaggacaccTCAAGAGGTCCCGTAACTACAcgagtctgcctttccctttcaccccagttcccaaagcaccaaggcaggagcaggcagggcactcatgcgctcagctcacaccagggaggctcacactcagctctgtcacccaggcttagcaacaacaatttctgctctcatctggGGCTTAGTCCACGTGTAGTCATACGTGTGAGTTATGGCCTAGCCatggtgatactgctcagtttagggttaaacatgagacgttgtcctttaaggaggaccattaatccatagcttcactaggcaagcctgattactttgtataaactatgcatgctttgctgaggacccttgcagaggcaccacgagacaaaggtcacctttgtctcggcaagaggaggacgaggaggaggaggcaacacaaGGAGGCGGAGGCAACACgaggacacagcaggacacaggaggtaaagcaggaggaggcaaaaggaggtagcaggaagaggaggaggaggaggcaacaagaggcaacagaaagcGAAAAAGGAGGAGACCACAGGATGCCAGACGAGGCAACAGGAGGACGAGGCAACAGCcagccacaggagaaggaaaaaaaggaggcaagaggaggacatagcaggacacaagagacaaaagaaggaggatgcaacgggaggcaagacaaagagagaaaggaggagacaataggatgcaacaggaggcaacactAACAAAGAGAGAAGTAGGCAACAGAATGCTCTAGGtggcaacaggagaaggaggaggcaacaggaagacacagcgggaagagaaatagtggaggcaagagggggacacagcaccacgcaggaggtagagaagcaggaggaggaggcaacaagaatcaataggagaaggaggaggaggcatcagggtgccacaggaagcaacaggaggcaacaggagtaagaaaaagatgaggcacCAGGGAACACGGGAGGACCCCAGACGTAAACTAGgaggaggcaaaaaggaggcaaaaggagggaaaagaggaggaggcaacagcatgccataagatgcatgaagaggatgcaggataaaacaggtcatggaggaggagttggaggaggacgaggaggatgtaggaaacggtggaggcaacaggagaaatgggaagcaacgtgatgagggagaaggcaaaaaggaggcagaaggaaaaggtgtctttgtccttctcgggcctcctcttgccttttattgcctcctcctccacttgcttcacgcttctgctcttgcctcctgctgcctcctctttcctcctcctcctcgtcttcctcgtCCTTTAGCCTTCTTTGGCCTCACGTcgcggtttcagcccagcctcattagacaagtctggggctgctacctgggatctccggtccttataagaaaaggccaaaagactctaggagacgtctggaaggaatcacaggggatcccggagggcagaggttccttcaagaaagaaaaaaacctcaacagtagcttccttggaggagtctggggcttctaactgacaccttaggtaggtaaagcagaggacagaagactctgggagatgcctgggaggagtctcaggtggctgtcggagttgagagatttctctacaggacaacaaaaatgtctcgaactacttacttggaggagtctggggcaggtagctgggatctccggtccttataagaaaaggccaaaagactctaggagacgtctggaaggaatcacaggggatcccggagggcagaggttcctccaagaaagaaaaaaacctcaacggtagcttccttggaggagtctggggctgctacctgaggcggtaggtaggtaaagcagtggctaaaagactctgggagatgcctgggaggagtctcgggtggatcccgaagagcagagcttcctccaatggagcaaaatcatcttgggtagcggcCCTGACGAAATCTGGGGCTGGTCATTCCCtgggaggcgtgaccagcctgtgggaccaggaggcaggtcttgctcacgtgctcagggaatagccgatcgccagctctggggtcaggaaggaattttcccccggggcagattggcactgggccccgggagttttttgccttcctctgcagcactgagcagcaccacttgtcagggctcctctggtccgttctggctaggttactgcctgctgctcgtgcaccacgaagatggcatctcgtgccctgcagctggggagaggaaggctttttttcccccactgtgggctagcaagtgtccccaggggttttttgccttcccctacagcactgagcacggcccctcgccagggctcctttgggccgttgtggctaggtgcccgctgcttgtgctccacgaaggtggccctcgtgccccgcatccgaggggaggaacctttctgactcccaggccgggctccaggggatgctcccgggggttgcttcttgtcctctgtagcactgagcacagccccttggcagggctcctctgggccctttcgcctagctccctgcctgctgctcttgcacctccaaggcaccgctcgtgccctggctctctcaggctctcttgcccagggcaagtctggagcgggagcagagcgagctctgctcttcccttagctccgtttccccagggcttctggcttgggcaaaacagcctgtgcttggaagggctccaggcttgctgccccatcacgagctgccactttttgcctctccctgcatgcAAATCAAGCGCACGGCCGGCACGAGAGCGCCTTTCGTGCATtgttggccaagaagcacagcggcGCAGCAAGTTGACGAACGCAAAAATACGCTTTGCACCTCTACctctcatactttggaaaataccccacggtaccacacacctcctcctcctcctccttcttcttctgtgcgtggtcggtcctgatcctcattctgcacgttctcactcttcaggaaacagggactgcttggcctgtattcctcctgctactttctgtagctctgtgacttgcctttgccgggctgcaaaggatgttttctcaagctcaactgaagaatgcatcagcctgctcctggctacacaggcacattgtgttaaggcttgtgagcatcggctctgaaacagactcagaaaaataaaaataatagcctgtttccacttgcaacctttgtgttatgtgtttttcaaagtggttttggagctgaaaccctcctggtgtttcaggcaaataactggtctcattggtatttgactcatggtgagcacagggaacagagcagagtagaacagaacagaacagaatagactggaatagttcagctggaaggaacctacaaccatcatctagtccaactagccgaccatttcaggcctgaccaaaagttcaagcatggtattaagggcattgtccaaatgtctcttcaacactgacaggcatggggcatccaccgccgctccaggaagcctgtttcagggtgtgaacaccctcttgggaaagaaatgtctcctcacGTCAAGTCCGAACCTCCCCTGACAGTGTGGTAGCAAACGTCCCTTGGTGCCTTGGTAAGGAACGGTGAGGAAACCGTGCATGCTCTCTACACctctgcagagttcctgcagagggaaccaaacccctgtctttcacctctggcatCCCCACAACCAAAGGAATGTCTGTGCCCTAGATGCCCTTACTTACATAGTCTGAAGGTACAGATCCATTTTGGCACCAacgcacaaaatggcaaggagactacctctcttcatctttcggtactcaaaataataaatcctaagggaaaaaggagacttgccagggtttccgataacatctgaacatcttcccacaaactgaggtaggcaaagaactctcagaaaggttcaagtcacaggtcagctgtggaagtttcacccatggctgaagcgcctttggtatcccctagaaacacggccaacaggtgtgtttaatagaaaggctgcgcagctgggtttcagtgggaCAAGGGGGTGTGATGGCAATAGCAGCAATGGGCTATTTtgacagtttggaagagctgcctggcctttgcctggctgggctttggtcaCGGATCCAAATGGTCCACGTCTGAAT
Proteins encoded:
- the LOC126036734 gene encoding uncharacterized protein LOC126036734; protein product: MREEKKLQQDLAQSEDASKLPGGTDVSHPQEWLPQEQRQSLPGGERKRRQRHLTVTKKPMERLEALEKEQRLLQQAKCQQQQQLGKRRQPGMQSSSDKSALKGRPSAACAGEEVPNSIQPTVLRATLAEDQELKEVAETVVQEVLERVKALDQSVRVLRKAPHEVRGRLFASARRPKPLDTSADRRDKIRLVAQEIVANVLESFGEHLVPSTSEAAEPGPAGRQKLSELVAGRTSRAGKSGEERWREAELASSDRASSQSSIDKRTKEAVESVSSTLSSFVASQFEQDFRLSCEIAKESIQNAISRVQQLDAELIGYAKTIVLEILETVRKKLEEERKSKQKSEKLQPREVLPPLSLPAIVTPSEEAGQLKEESSRDFANCRGACGPSK